The following coding sequences are from one Parabacteroides pacaensis window:
- a CDS encoding DapH/DapD/GlmU-related protein, translating into MNDIFAKDLSGEMVSPNEPGYDKLITDIFATMKTATEMNTGYRTPEEVHEYMEHILGKKLDASTTVLPPLYIDYGKPVHIGKGCFIQQCCTFFGRGGITIGNGVFIGPKVNLITINHDPNPENRSATYGRPIVIEDKVWIGINSTILPGVKIGYGAIVGAGSLVTKDVPAMTIVAGNPARIIKKIGTIEK; encoded by the coding sequence ATGAATGATATTTTTGCAAAAGATTTAAGCGGAGAAATGGTTTCGCCCAACGAACCGGGTTATGACAAATTGATTACGGACATTTTCGCTACAATGAAGACTGCAACAGAAATGAATACAGGTTATCGTACACCCGAAGAAGTACATGAATACATGGAACATATCCTCGGAAAGAAACTGGATGCAAGTACTACCGTCTTGCCACCACTTTACATCGATTATGGAAAGCCCGTACATATTGGCAAAGGTTGTTTCATCCAGCAATGCTGCACGTTCTTCGGACGAGGCGGTATCACGATAGGCAATGGTGTGTTTATCGGGCCGAAAGTCAACCTGATTACGATTAATCACGACCCGAACCCGGAAAACCGGAGTGCGACATATGGTCGTCCGATTGTAATCGAGGATAAGGTATGGATAGGCATTAATTCCACGATATTGCCTGGCGTGAAGATCGGCTATGGAGCTATCGTGGGAGCCGGCAGCTTGGTAACAAAAGATGTTCCGGCAATGACCATTGTAGCTGGCAATCCGGCACGGATCATTAAAAAAATAGGAACAATCGAAAAATAA
- a CDS encoding GNAT family N-acetyltransferase — protein sequence MQHNNSIREYLPTDKDAVMNLIKLNTPDFFAEEEADDLNKYLDKEIELYYVLLVAGKIVGCGGINFAENKTIGKISWDIIHPNFQGKSLGSKLLKYRIEVLRAIPSVQKITVRTSQVAYKFYEKHGFILNEIKKDYWAKGFDMYYMKYEGI from the coding sequence ATGCAACACAATAATTCAATTAGAGAATATCTACCGACAGACAAAGATGCTGTTATGAATTTAATCAAGCTGAACACGCCCGATTTTTTTGCAGAAGAGGAAGCGGATGATTTGAACAAGTATTTGGATAAGGAAATAGAATTGTATTACGTCTTACTTGTTGCCGGAAAAATAGTTGGGTGTGGTGGAATAAATTTTGCGGAAAACAAAACTATAGGGAAAATAAGTTGGGATATTATACATCCTAACTTTCAAGGCAAATCATTAGGTTCAAAGTTGTTGAAATATAGAATTGAAGTTTTGAGAGCCATTCCCAGTGTCCAAAAAATAACAGTCAGGACTTCACAAGTTGCCTATAAATTTTACGAGAAACACGGGTTTATTTTAAATGAAATCAAAAAGGACTATTGGGCTAAAGGTTTTGATATGTATTATATGAAATATGAAGGAATATAG